From one Microthrixaceae bacterium genomic stretch:
- a CDS encoding GntR family transcriptional regulator encodes MVDSPKQTSPAAGSVKRREKPQQVADTLRQMIVSGEFEEGELLGNEAELIERFSVSRPSLREALRILETEGLISVRRGVLGGVVVHHPDQRQTARTAALVLASRNVALADVYAARTIIEPAAVRTVAASRGHKAAAKRLRALIEAQEESIGDPAALGVANARFHAELVALADNQTLIIVNEMLNEVVERAVAAVSGADESEESIAWRRRGTRSQRRLVELIADGKAEEAEEHWRAHMAVVGRVLLGHKAQTVVDLMDHV; translated from the coding sequence ATGGTCGATTCGCCCAAGCAAACCAGCCCTGCCGCCGGGTCGGTGAAACGCCGCGAAAAGCCCCAGCAGGTGGCCGACACGCTGCGGCAGATGATCGTGTCGGGGGAGTTCGAAGAAGGGGAGTTGCTCGGCAACGAGGCAGAGCTCATCGAGCGGTTCTCGGTGTCGCGGCCCTCGCTTCGCGAGGCGCTGCGGATTCTCGAAACCGAGGGGCTGATCAGCGTGCGGCGCGGCGTGCTCGGCGGGGTGGTGGTGCATCACCCCGATCAACGCCAGACCGCTCGCACCGCGGCCCTCGTGTTGGCATCGCGCAACGTCGCGCTCGCCGACGTGTACGCGGCCCGCACGATCATCGAACCGGCGGCGGTGCGCACGGTTGCGGCGTCGCGCGGGCACAAGGCAGCGGCGAAACGACTTCGCGCGTTGATCGAGGCCCAGGAAGAGTCGATCGGCGACCCGGCCGCCCTGGGTGTTGCGAATGCACGGTTTCACGCGGAACTGGTCGCGCTGGCCGACAACCAGACGCTCATCATCGTCAACGAGATGCTCAACGAAGTGGTCGAACGAGCGGTCGCAGCGGTGAGCGGGGCCGATGAGAGCGAGGAGTCGATCGCCTGGCGTCGCCGGGGTACCCGGTCGCAGCGCCGACTCGTCGAACTCATCGCGGATGGCAAGGCCGAGGAGGCCGAGGAACATTGGCGGGCGCACATGGCGGTCGTCGGCCGGGTGCTGCTCGGCCACAAAGCCCAAACCGTTGTCGACCTGATGGATCACGTGTGA
- a CDS encoding amidohydrolase gives MKTQDMVLVSVDDHVVEPPHLFEGRLPAKYVDLAPKFITRSDGSNAWVYEGNEISNVALNAVSGRPREEYGIEPTSFDELRPGTYDIDMRVKDMDANGVLGSLCFPSFPQFCGQLFARTKDKDVALAMVQAYNDWHIDEWCGTHPGRFIPCPLPAIWDPEVLAGEVRRTAAKGARAVTFSENPSKLGWPSLHSDHWDPFWKACSEEGVVVCMHIGSSSALVITAPDAPIDCLITLTPINIVQAATDLTWSPVLRKFPDLKIALSEGGIGWVPYFLERIDYQYKQHHIWTGQDFGGRLPSEVFSEQILTCFIDDRFGVASRGYINMDNVMWECDYPHSDSTWPNSPEQLAEHFDGVSDFDIDRITHLNAMKHFGFDPFSVLGGRENCTVAALRANAAGHDVSIRSTKAKVNSGNVVRSNELGAALARSND, from the coding sequence ATGAAGACCCAAGACATGGTGCTCGTCAGCGTCGACGATCACGTGGTCGAACCGCCCCACCTGTTCGAGGGCAGGTTGCCGGCGAAGTACGTCGACCTCGCGCCGAAGTTCATCACCCGCTCCGACGGATCGAACGCCTGGGTCTATGAGGGCAACGAAATCTCCAACGTCGCGCTCAACGCCGTGTCGGGTCGCCCCCGCGAGGAGTACGGCATCGAACCGACCTCGTTCGACGAACTGCGGCCCGGCACCTACGACATCGACATGCGCGTCAAAGACATGGACGCCAACGGCGTGTTGGGCTCGCTGTGTTTCCCGTCGTTCCCCCAGTTCTGCGGTCAGCTGTTCGCCCGGACGAAGGACAAAGACGTCGCGCTCGCGATGGTGCAGGCCTACAACGACTGGCACATCGACGAGTGGTGCGGCACCCACCCGGGCCGCTTCATCCCGTGCCCGCTCCCCGCGATCTGGGACCCGGAGGTGCTGGCGGGCGAGGTGCGGCGCACCGCGGCCAAGGGTGCTCGTGCGGTCACCTTCTCCGAGAACCCCTCAAAGCTCGGCTGGCCGAGCCTGCATTCGGATCACTGGGATCCGTTCTGGAAGGCGTGTTCGGAGGAGGGGGTCGTGGTGTGCATGCACATCGGTTCCTCGAGCGCGCTCGTCATCACTGCACCGGATGCCCCGATCGACTGCCTCATCACCCTCACCCCGATCAACATCGTGCAGGCGGCCACCGACCTCACCTGGTCGCCGGTATTGCGCAAATTCCCCGACCTCAAAATCGCCCTGTCCGAAGGTGGCATCGGGTGGGTGCCGTACTTCCTGGAACGGATCGACTACCAGTACAAACAGCACCACATCTGGACCGGACAGGACTTCGGCGGTCGTCTGCCGAGCGAGGTGTTCTCCGAGCAGATCCTGACCTGTTTCATCGACGATCGCTTCGGTGTCGCGAGCCGCGGCTACATCAACATGGACAACGTGATGTGGGAATGCGACTACCCCCACTCCGACTCGACCTGGCCGAACTCGCCCGAGCAACTCGCCGAGCACTTCGACGGCGTGAGCGACTTCGACATCGACCGCATCACGCACCTCAACGCCATGAAGCACTTCGGGTTCGACCCGTTCTCGGTGCTCGGCGGCCGCGAGAACTGCACGGTGGCTGCGTTGCGGGCGAACGCCGCGGGCCACGACGTGTCGATCCGTTCGACCAAGGCAAAGGTCAACAGCGGCAATGTCGTGCGTTCAAACGAGCTCGGAGCGGCGCTCGCACGCTCCAACGACTGA
- a CDS encoding TetR/AcrR family transcriptional regulator has product MNDPTPDSTTDVLEADWQRRVVGRSLRSATERSVDRGYSLILAAQKVIERSNGADVTVQEIADEAGQSLRTLYQYFESKDDLLLAVFEEAMRIYARMITEAVADLSTPLERLGGVLLSAVLMPEFSRPSQDRGLSRLRLKLAESEPDRVADAQRNVAAILIGAVRDAVASGDITNVDPETSTFTLMSMNTTFITAEVLGNDAGMRRPTAYANTLFCLRGLGASVDEEWLSGVEARLRLPVRRSRNSKKTAPKKSAARNS; this is encoded by the coding sequence GTGAACGACCCAACCCCGGATTCCACAACCGACGTCTTGGAAGCCGACTGGCAGCGCCGCGTCGTGGGGCGTTCGCTGCGCAGCGCCACCGAGCGCTCCGTCGACCGCGGCTACAGCCTGATCCTTGCGGCGCAAAAGGTGATCGAGCGTTCCAACGGCGCAGATGTCACGGTTCAGGAGATCGCGGACGAAGCCGGCCAGTCGCTTCGCACCCTGTATCAGTACTTCGAGAGCAAGGACGATCTGTTGCTCGCCGTGTTCGAGGAGGCGATGCGGATCTACGCCCGGATGATCACAGAGGCGGTGGCCGACCTCTCCACTCCGCTCGAACGGCTCGGCGGCGTGTTGTTGTCGGCGGTGCTGATGCCGGAATTCAGCCGTCCGAGCCAGGATCGCGGGCTGAGCCGACTGAGACTGAAGCTCGCTGAATCCGAGCCGGACCGGGTGGCCGACGCTCAGCGAAACGTCGCGGCGATCCTGATCGGTGCGGTTCGCGACGCGGTGGCGAGCGGCGACATCACCAACGTCGATCCCGAGACGTCGACATTCACACTGATGTCGATGAACACGACCTTCATCACCGCCGAGGTGCTCGGCAACGACGCCGGGATGCGCCGTCCGACGGCATACGCGAACACGTTGTTTTGCCTGCGGGGCCTCGGCGCGAGCGTGGACGAAGAATGGCTGAGCGGCGTCGAGGCGCGTCTGCGGTTGCCGGTTCGCCGGAGTCGCAACTCGAAGAAGACGGCGCCGAAGAAGTCCGCGGCCCGCAACAGCTGA
- a CDS encoding type II toxin-antitoxin system VapC family toxin, protein MNVVLDSWAVLRYLENTDPAASLVAELLEDRRPLMSWINLGEVYYVVRRMFGESEAMETVRDLRARVEAVLPDESLVLAAARIKADVAMSYADAFAASLAQTRAATLWTGDPELLVEGSAWQWRDLRGR, encoded by the coding sequence GTGAACGTCGTCCTCGATTCCTGGGCGGTGTTGCGATACCTGGAGAACACCGATCCGGCGGCGTCGCTCGTGGCCGAACTCCTGGAGGATCGACGACCGTTGATGTCGTGGATCAATCTGGGTGAGGTCTATTACGTCGTTCGGCGAATGTTCGGTGAGTCGGAGGCCATGGAGACGGTGCGCGACCTGCGGGCTCGGGTCGAGGCCGTGCTGCCGGATGAATCGCTTGTGCTGGCTGCCGCCCGAATCAAGGCCGACGTCGCAATGTCCTACGCCGACGCGTTCGCCGCATCGCTCGCTCAGACCCGGGCTGCCACATTGTGGACCGGCGATCCCGAGCTTCTCGTCGAGGGCTCCGCTTGGCAGTGGCGAGACCTTCGCGGTCGGTAG
- a CDS encoding cytochrome P450, which produces MTATSVEFDPFSPEFFNSPYETYRRLRDEAPLYFNEKYGFYALSRFEDVVAAHRDWKTYSSAHGVDLSTLNTDPELIKALGFIIMMDPPEHDRFRGLVSRVFTPRAMAAIEPMIREVIAGVLDEIGERDTFDVVQDFSALFPVEIISRMVGVPEGERQQIRHWLDITLHREPGQMDPTPEGAHAMIEMAVYFLELTKEKRANPTDDMLSKLTQVSVERSDGESTQLTDREISGFATLLGGAGAETVTKLVANAVVLFDEHPDVWQRIRNDHSLIPAAVEEILRIQPPSQYQGRYSTAERTFSGGTIPAGFPVLLLTGAATRDERQFDNPDEFNIDRPPAVSLGFGHGVHSCLGAALARTESRIAIEELAKRWTRLEVDHDGLERVTMSNVAGFSNVPVRARS; this is translated from the coding sequence ATGACGGCCACGTCGGTCGAGTTCGATCCGTTCTCGCCAGAGTTCTTCAACAGTCCGTACGAGACCTATCGACGTCTTCGAGACGAGGCACCGCTGTACTTCAACGAGAAGTACGGGTTCTATGCGTTGTCGCGTTTCGAGGACGTCGTGGCCGCCCACCGAGACTGGAAGACCTACTCGAGCGCCCATGGCGTCGATCTCTCCACGCTGAACACCGACCCCGAGCTCATCAAGGCGCTCGGTTTCATCATCATGATGGACCCGCCCGAGCACGATCGCTTCCGGGGCCTCGTCAGCCGCGTGTTCACGCCCCGAGCCATGGCTGCGATCGAGCCGATGATCCGCGAGGTGATCGCCGGGGTGCTCGACGAGATCGGCGAGCGCGACACCTTCGATGTCGTTCAGGATTTCTCCGCGTTGTTCCCCGTCGAGATCATCTCGCGCATGGTCGGGGTGCCAGAGGGCGAACGCCAGCAGATCCGCCACTGGCTCGACATCACCTTGCATCGCGAGCCCGGCCAGATGGATCCGACCCCCGAGGGTGCCCACGCCATGATCGAGATGGCCGTGTACTTCCTCGAACTCACCAAGGAGAAACGAGCGAACCCGACCGACGACATGTTGTCGAAGCTCACCCAGGTGTCGGTCGAGCGCTCCGACGGCGAGTCGACTCAACTCACCGACCGCGAGATCTCGGGGTTCGCCACGCTGTTGGGCGGTGCTGGCGCAGAGACCGTGACGAAGCTGGTGGCGAATGCGGTCGTGTTGTTCGACGAGCACCCCGACGTGTGGCAACGCATCCGTAACGACCACTCGCTCATCCCCGCAGCGGTCGAGGAGATCCTGCGCATCCAGCCGCCGTCGCAGTACCAGGGCCGCTACTCCACCGCCGAGCGCACGTTCTCGGGCGGCACCATTCCCGCCGGGTTTCCGGTGCTGTTGTTGACGGGTGCAGCCACTCGCGACGAGCGCCAGTTCGACAACCCCGACGAGTTCAACATCGACCGACCGCCGGCGGTGTCGCTCGGCTTCGGCCACGGCGTACACAGTTGCCTGGGCGCCGCACTGGCCCGCACCGAAAGCCGTATCGCGATCGAGGAGCTCGCCAAGCGTTGGACCCGCCTCGAGGTCGACCATGACGGGCTCGAACGGGTGACGATGTCGAACGTGGCGGGGTTCTCGAACGTCCCAGTTCGCGCCCGCTCCTGA
- a CDS encoding enoyl-CoA hydratase, producing the protein MAATAAAWVETGGQVQTDFIDYAVDDAIATITLTRTAAANAVSLEMLDDLDEAFQMATVDPEVRVIILQADGKHFCAGHDITSVGNDEQPTKWTLSNIIEIEAKRYLEYSLRWRNVPKPTLAAVQGVCIAGGLMLAWPCDLIIAADNARFSDPVVAMGIGGVEYHGHTWEWGPRKAKELLFTGRAMTAQEAFEGGMVTKVVALDDLRSETRALAETIAKQHPFALRQAKRAVNQTLDVQGFYAAIQSVFDIHQTGHGNAISETGLPIMMLLDGMKEQVNKPALKNADER; encoded by the coding sequence GTGGCAGCAACGGCCGCCGCCTGGGTGGAAACAGGGGGACAGGTGCAGACCGACTTCATCGATTACGCCGTCGACGACGCGATCGCGACGATCACGTTGACGCGAACAGCGGCGGCCAACGCCGTATCGCTCGAGATGCTCGACGATCTCGACGAGGCCTTCCAGATGGCGACGGTCGACCCAGAGGTGCGGGTCATCATTCTCCAGGCCGATGGCAAGCACTTCTGTGCCGGACACGACATCACCTCGGTCGGCAACGATGAGCAGCCGACGAAGTGGACGCTGTCGAACATCATCGAGATCGAGGCCAAGCGCTACCTCGAGTATTCGCTGCGGTGGCGCAACGTCCCCAAGCCGACCCTCGCCGCGGTGCAGGGCGTGTGCATCGCAGGCGGCCTCATGTTGGCGTGGCCGTGCGACCTCATCATCGCCGCCGACAACGCCCGGTTCTCCGACCCGGTGGTCGCCATGGGCATCGGCGGCGTCGAGTACCACGGCCACACCTGGGAGTGGGGTCCGCGCAAGGCGAAGGAACTGCTGTTCACCGGTCGGGCGATGACCGCCCAGGAGGCGTTCGAGGGTGGCATGGTCACCAAGGTCGTCGCGCTCGACGATCTGCGTTCCGAGACCCGTGCGCTCGCCGAGACGATCGCCAAACAGCACCCGTTCGCCCTTCGTCAGGCGAAGCGCGCCGTCAACCAGACCCTCGATGTGCAGGGGTTCTACGCCGCCATTCAGTCGGTGTTCGACATCCATCAGACCGGCCACGGCAACGCCATCAGCGAAACCGGCCTGCCGATCATGATGCTGCTCGACGGCATGAAGGAACAGGTCAACAAGCCGGCGCTGAAGAACGCCGACGAGCGATAG
- a CDS encoding TIGR03619 family F420-dependent LLM class oxidoreductase, with protein MRFSLELPTQRVDQAEEFVSLAAITEVTAAAARAGFAAVYVTDHPAPDAKWLDHGGHHALDPFVALGIAATADPNIALHTNIYVAAYRNPFLGAKSVHSLDVLSGNRLILGVAAGYLKPEFAALGIDFASRGAQLDEALAVLDAVYGDDDVVWEGEGFSARGVRLRPRSVTGRRPPVWVGGNSTAAMRRAARHDGWAPFHTSGYAKASRTAAIESVDDLAAGIGRVRELRTLGGDAPGDAFDICWSEALLSDIAASRDHQCSRLSALEAVGVTWSSVALGGENRAELIDTIERFGREVIAEFPATEFPAT; from the coding sequence ATGCGGTTCTCTTTGGAGCTACCAACCCAACGAGTTGATCAGGCCGAGGAGTTCGTCTCGCTCGCAGCAATCACCGAGGTGACCGCTGCGGCCGCCCGGGCAGGCTTCGCAGCGGTCTACGTCACCGACCACCCCGCGCCCGACGCCAAATGGCTCGACCACGGCGGCCACCATGCGCTCGACCCGTTCGTCGCCCTCGGCATCGCTGCGACCGCCGATCCCAACATCGCGCTGCACACCAACATCTATGTCGCTGCCTACCGCAACCCGTTCCTCGGGGCCAAGAGCGTGCACAGTCTCGACGTCCTCTCGGGAAACCGGCTGATCCTCGGGGTGGCGGCCGGATACCTGAAGCCCGAATTCGCCGCACTCGGGATCGATTTCGCCAGCCGCGGAGCGCAACTCGACGAGGCGCTCGCCGTGCTCGACGCGGTGTACGGCGACGACGACGTCGTGTGGGAGGGCGAGGGGTTCTCCGCCCGCGGCGTGCGGTTGCGGCCCCGCTCGGTAACCGGTCGCCGACCACCGGTGTGGGTCGGAGGCAACAGCACCGCGGCGATGCGCCGGGCGGCCCGCCACGATGGCTGGGCCCCCTTCCACACCTCCGGGTACGCAAAGGCGTCGCGTACCGCAGCGATCGAATCGGTCGACGACCTCGCGGCGGGTATCGGGCGGGTGCGGGAACTGCGCACTCTCGGCGGCGATGCCCCAGGTGATGCGTTCGACATCTGCTGGTCCGAGGCGCTGCTCAGCGACATCGCAGCGTCACGCGATCACCAGTGCAGCCGGCTGAGCGCCCTCGAAGCGGTCGGCGTGACCTGGTCGAGCGTGGCGCTCGGCGGCGAGAACCGGGCCGAACTCATCGACACCATCGAACGATTCGGCCGCGAGGTCATCGCCGAATTCCCCGCCACCGAATTCCCCGCCACCTGA
- a CDS encoding AbrB/MazE/SpoVT family DNA-binding domain-containing protein: MTHRVGPKGQVVIPKQIRDELGIEPGDEVSFWRDGDHVEVRPVRGRRPLRGRFEGAALVDVLAEEREADRRRESTR, from the coding sequence ATGACTCACCGCGTTGGGCCGAAGGGTCAGGTCGTCATCCCGAAGCAGATCCGCGACGAACTCGGCATCGAACCCGGTGACGAGGTGAGCTTCTGGCGAGACGGCGACCACGTCGAAGTGCGGCCGGTGCGCGGCCGTCGGCCGCTTCGCGGTCGCTTCGAAGGTGCAGCGCTGGTCGATGTCTTGGCCGAGGAGCGCGAAGCTGACCGACGACGCGAGTCGACGCGGTGA
- a CDS encoding AMP-binding protein, producing the protein MPDSLEFPSRFAIETPDHPAIINASDGRVVTYAQLDDRSLRIANLMRSLGLGVGDHLAVLVDNRPEFLEIVWAGLRSGLLVTPINWHLGADEAAFIIDDCEARVLFASGSVAEVGATIAASDSVSRLEGRFSVGGPIEGFVALDDAIADQPTTPPSDECEGNWMFYSSGTTARPKGVVPAFNGQPIGTANGFAMLVKFLYGGDETSVYLSPAPLYHAAPAAWTTTMHRLGATSVVMDRFEPHAVLAAIEKYRVTHAQFVPTHLVRLLKLSEQERARYDLSSLRCVVHAAAPCPPEVKRAAMEWLGPIVYEYYSGSEGVGFCAVGPQEWLERPGSVGKCLTGPVHIVGPDGEEVAVGEEGEVWFEPPGRFEYQGNEPATAQAYDHRGWSTLGEMGRVDEEGYLYLTGRASNMIVSGGVNISPQESEDVLIAHPAVADVVVLGVPHPDFGEAVRAVVQPVEGALARAGEEALGAELIEACRAQLSRYKCPTSVVFVEELPRLPTGKLVKRKLPASLLR; encoded by the coding sequence ATGCCCGACTCGCTGGAATTCCCGAGCCGATTCGCCATCGAAACCCCCGACCATCCGGCGATCATCAACGCCTCCGACGGCCGGGTGGTGACCTACGCGCAACTCGACGACCGCTCGCTGCGGATCGCCAACCTCATGCGCTCGCTCGGCTTGGGGGTCGGCGATCACTTGGCGGTGCTCGTCGACAATCGGCCGGAGTTTCTCGAGATCGTGTGGGCCGGCCTGCGGTCGGGTCTGTTGGTCACGCCGATCAACTGGCATCTGGGAGCGGACGAGGCGGCTTTCATCATCGACGATTGCGAGGCGCGAGTGCTGTTCGCGTCTGGGTCGGTGGCGGAGGTCGGTGCCACGATCGCGGCCTCCGACTCGGTGAGCCGGCTCGAAGGGCGATTCAGCGTCGGGGGGCCCATCGAGGGCTTCGTCGCACTGGACGATGCGATCGCCGACCAGCCGACGACCCCGCCGAGCGACGAGTGCGAGGGCAACTGGATGTTCTACTCCTCGGGCACCACCGCGCGGCCCAAAGGTGTGGTCCCGGCGTTCAACGGCCAACCCATCGGCACAGCGAATGGCTTCGCGATGCTCGTGAAGTTCCTCTACGGGGGCGATGAGACCTCGGTGTATCTCAGCCCAGCGCCCCTCTATCACGCGGCGCCGGCGGCATGGACCACCACGATGCATCGGCTCGGAGCGACCTCGGTGGTGATGGATCGCTTCGAGCCGCACGCGGTTCTTGCGGCGATCGAGAAGTACCGGGTGACCCACGCACAGTTCGTACCGACCCACCTGGTGCGGCTGCTCAAGCTCTCCGAACAGGAGCGGGCGCGCTATGACTTGTCGAGTCTGCGCTGCGTCGTGCACGCCGCGGCCCCGTGTCCGCCGGAGGTGAAACGTGCGGCGATGGAGTGGTTGGGGCCGATCGTGTACGAGTATTACTCGGGCAGTGAGGGCGTCGGGTTCTGCGCGGTCGGACCGCAGGAGTGGCTCGAGCGTCCGGGTTCGGTGGGCAAGTGCCTCACGGGGCCGGTGCACATCGTCGGTCCCGATGGGGAGGAAGTCGCGGTCGGCGAGGAGGGGGAGGTGTGGTTCGAACCACCCGGCCGCTTCGAATATCAGGGCAACGAGCCGGCGACGGCGCAGGCCTATGACCATCGCGGTTGGAGCACCCTTGGAGAGATGGGGCGCGTCGACGAGGAGGGCTACCTCTATTTGACCGGGCGGGCGTCGAACATGATCGTGTCGGGTGGGGTGAACATCTCGCCGCAGGAGTCTGAGGACGTGCTGATCGCCCATCCGGCGGTGGCAGATGTGGTGGTGCTGGGCGTTCCGCATCCAGATTTCGGCGAGGCGGTTCGGGCGGTCGTGCAGCCGGTCGAGGGTGCCCTGGCCCGTGCCGGGGAGGAGGCGCTGGGGGCCGAACTCATCGAGGCGTGTCGAGCACAACTCAGCCGCTACAAGTGCCCGACCTCGGTCGTGTTCGTCGAGGAGTTGCCGCGGTTGCCTACCGGCAAGCTCGTCAAACGCAAACTGCCCGCCTCGCTCCTGCGCTAA